A window of the Henckelia pumila isolate YLH828 chromosome 3, ASM3356847v2, whole genome shotgun sequence genome harbors these coding sequences:
- the LOC140888444 gene encoding protein MAINTENANCE OF MERISTEMS-like, whose product MGFYGVLMCGSRRYDNHLITALVERWRHETHTFHFRCGEATITLQDISIIWGLPIDGEPIIGIDVSHRVEEWQHICLNLLGFTPLTSHFKGGHLSITALYEYCMAARIDDNSPDIDVVKYTHCVALMIIGGIMVPDYQGESVRLIFLQLLRDIERIRSYSWGSAVLAFLYRELCNATRIEKAIISGPLFILQVWVWSRITFVNLDMNGLSLIVPQNEFEKNISYAPYGAR is encoded by the exons aTGGGGTTTTATGGTGTTTTGATGTGTGGATCTCGACGATATGATAATCATTTAATTACTGCTTTGGTTGAACGATGGCGACATGAAACACATACCTTTCATTTTAGATGTGGTGAAGCAACCATCACTTTACAGGATATTTCCATTATTTGGGGTCTGCCTATTGATGGTGAGCCTATAATTGGTATAGATGTTTCACACAGAGTTGAAGAGTGGCAGcatatatgtttgaatttattggGATTTACGCCACTGACGTCGCATTTCAAAGGTGGTCACTTATCGATAACCGCTTTATATGAGTATTGCATGGCTGCACGTATCGATGATAATAGTCCAGACATAGATGTCGTAAAATATACCCATTGTGTAGCATTAATGATTATTGGAGGAATCATGGTTCCAGATTATCAAGGAGAATCTGTTAGATTAATTTTTTTGCAACTACTTCGGGATATTGAACGCATCAGATCTTATAGTTGGGGAAGTGCAGTTCTGGCATTCCTATATCGTGAGTTATGCAATGCAACACGGATAGAAAAAGCTATAATATCTGGGCCTCTATTTATCCTACAG GTATGGGTATGGAGCAGGATTAcatttgttaatcttgatatgaATGGATTATCTCTGATCGTGCCTCAAAATGAATTcgagaaaaatatttcatatgcTCCTTATGGTGCACGgtaa